The genomic segment ATTCTAATATTATGTCTTTTACCCGTGACTTCTCAGGCGGCAAAGCTTTACAAATGGGTCGATGAAAAAGGTGTCGTCCATTTCTCCGACCGAAAACCGGAGGATCCAGGAAAAATCCGTGGCCCCCTCGAAGTGCGGGAACTCAAAGAGCCAAAATCAAAGGAAACCCCATCACATCCCGTCCTCCCCTCTTTCTCCCGCAATCCTATTGAACATGCAACCCATTGCACCTTTACAATAAAAGGACCGCGGCGTCTTGGGAGCGGCTTTTTCATATCTTCAAACGGGTATGCCATAACCTGTCGACATGTAATCGAGGGAGAAACAGGACAGGTGGCCTTGCTTCGCAATCATTCAGAATTCCCTATAAGTGTCATATCCATGAGTGCCCGGCATGATCTGGCCCTCCTGCTCGTACTATATGCGAAAAATACCCCCTTTCTCTCTTTGCGGGATCCTCACACCCTTGTGCCCGGGGAACGACTTTTCACCATCGGAGCCTCAGCCGGTCTCGATTCAACCATCACCGACGGTGTTTTCACGGGCTTCAGAAAGATGAGAAAAAGCGGGGAAGTGGTCATTCAGTTTTCTGCTCCAGTCAATCGCGGGAACAGCGGCGGTCCCTTGATCGATGAAAAAGGAGAGGTTGTGGGGGTGGTGAGCATGAAGTATTCGAAAATGAACGGGGTTCCGGTAAGCGGAGTCGGGTTCGCTGTTCTTTCAAGTCAAGTCATAGAAGAATACAGATCCTATATCGAGGGTCAAAAATAAGGTACACAATGAAGATAGCCCAATTTTACAAGAACGATCGTATCAGGCTGGGACTTGTCAAGGAAAATGTCCTCGTCCCAATTGACTACAACGGCAGGATGGAGGAACTGATTCGTTCCGAATCCACGGATGTCACCCCTGGAGGGGATCCGATCTCCCTTGATGAAGTCCATCTTGCTCCACCTTTAACCTCTCCTTCAAAAATAATCGCTATCGGACTGAATTACCTGGATCATGTCCGTGAAAGCAAAGGAACCGTCCCGGAGACCCCTCTCGTTTTCTCCAAGTTCCCAAGCAGCCTTGTTGGGCATCGCGGACAAATCACCTGGAGCACCGGGTTGACACAAAAAGTGGATTTCGAGGCTGAACTCGCGGTGATCATGGGAAGGAAGACCCGCCGATGCCCGGAAGAGGAGGCCATGAACCACATCTTCGGATACACCTGCGCCAATGATGTCAGTGCCCGAGACCTTCAATTCGGAGACGGACAATGGGTCAGAGGGAAATCCCTGGATACCTTTTGTCCGCTTGGGCCATGGATCACCACGGTGGAGGAAATACCCGATCCCCATGACCTCACGATCAAGAGCCGGCTAAACGGTGTCTTGATGCAGGACAGTAATACTTCTTTTATGATATTCAAGATTCCTTACTTGATCAGTTTTCTCTCCCGGGCCTTTACCCTGCTCCCGGGCGACGTGATCTTGACAGGAACACCTCATGGAGTGGGCGCGTTTCGCGATCCATCCCTTTATATGAATGACGGAGATCAAATAGAGGTGGAGATCGAAGGGATCGGAACACTGTCGAATACTTGCCGGACTTTCCCTTAGAATACGGTTTTCCCTATGGGCCGCACTCACTTTGGTGTATCAAGCCCGACACACCAAAAGGATTTACCTCCGAACACGTGAAATGGTGTCGAATGATTGAATCCAAATCCTCCGGGAAACATGCCTCCTTTCGAAAAATAGCCCGGGAGTTACAGCTCTCTAAGGAAGAATGTCGAAAGCTTCGGGAAGCCTTGAGGGAATCCGAAGAAAAGTTCCAGGCCTTCACCGAGGAATCACCTAACATGATTTTCATCAACAAGGCCGGACGCATCGTTTACGCCAACAAGACCTGCGAAAGGAGGATGGGATACGAAAAGAGTGAATTCATTGATCCGAACTTTGATTTCAGGTGTCTCATCGCCCCGGAATCAGCCGAAATCGTTTCGGAGAATTTCAAGAGACACATGAAGGGTGATGAAATCGGACCCTATGAATACACCCTTATAACCAAGAAGGGGGAACGGATCGATGCGATCATCACTTCCAGGCTTATCCAATACGAAGGGGAAAGGGCCCTGCTCGGAATCGTCACCGACATCACCGAAAGAAAACGGGCGGAAGAGGCCCTGCGGGAATCCGAGGAAAAGTATCGCTTGCTCGTGGAAAACGCCAAGGAGGCCATTTTCGTCCTTCAGGACGAAAGAATCTGTTTTTACAATTCGAAGGCCGCTGAAATGGGGAGACGCCTCGGGGTCAACTTCGAGAAATCCTTTCTGGAGTATATTTATCCTGAAGACAGAAAACTGGTAAAAGAACGTCACCTCCAACGCCTTGAGGGAAGGCCGGTTCCGCCGGAGTATACCTTCAGGCTGATTGGTCAAGGGGGTGAAGTATACTGGGTAAATCTTAATGCCGTATGTATCAACTGGCAAGGCCGCCCCGCTACCCTAAACTTCATGAGAGACATTACGGCACAGAAAGAATTAGAGTCAAGGCTGCTTCAAAGTCAAAAACTCGAGGCCCTTGGCAATTTGGCTGGAGGCATCGCTCATGATTTCAACAACTTACTTATGGCTATCCAGGGCAATGCATCCCTCATGGCATTGGACATCCCTGATGATCACATGCACCAGGAATTCCTGAAAAATATTGAAAAATGCGTAAAGAGCGGATCAGAACTTACGCAGCAACTACTTGGATTTGCAAGGGGTGGCAAGTATCACGCAAAACCTACCGACCTCAACGAACTCGTTCGAAGGAATCTCCAGATGTTTGTACGAACCAAGAAAGAGGTCCATGTTCACAGCCGTTTCCAGGAGGATCTTTGGAATGTTGAAATCGATCGGGGTCAGATCACTCAGGTACTTCTGAACATCCTTCTCAATGCCTGGCAAGCTATGCCCGGGGGTGGGGATTTGTTCGTGGAGACCCGGAATATGTATCTCTCGGAGCCGGATTCCATCGCGTTGGACATCTCCCGCGGGAGGTATGTCAGGATCTCCATCAGGGATACCGGCACAGGCATGGATGAAGAAACCTTGAAGAGGATATTCGAGCCCTTCTTCACAACCAAAGAAAGAGGTAGGGGAACAGGACTGGGCCTGGCCTCCGCATACGGTATCATCAAAAATCACGGGGGCGGAATTGGGGTTTCCAGTAAATTGAGGCAGGGGACCATCTTCGACATCTACCTTCCTGCCTCCGAAAGAAAACCAAAGAAAGAGAAACCCAAAAGAGAAGATCTCTTCAAGGGGAAAGAAGGACTCCTGTTCGTGGACGACGAAGATTTGATACTTGTGATCGGCGTTAAGATCCTTGAAGGGTTAGGATATAAAGTGTATGCGGCAAAAAGCGGCGCAGAGGCGATAGAGATTTACAGGGCCAAAGGGAACCAGATTGATCTCGTCATTCTCGATATTATTATGCCGGGGATGGGAGGTCTGGAAACATATGAACAACTCAAAATGATAGACCCGGGGGTCAAGGTGCTGCTGTCCAGTGGTTACAGCGTTGCTGATCAGGCCTCGGAGATCCTGCAGCGCGGTGCCGATGGATTCATCCAGAAGCCTTACCGGATCAAGTCTCTTTCTCGCAAGATCCGGGAAATCCTGGAACAGTAACACATGTGATCCTGGGGGAATCACCTATGTGCATCATACTCCTGGCCCTCGATGTCCACCCGGAATACAAGCTCATTTTATTATCCAACCGGGACGAGTTCTATAATCGTCCGACCGCACCACTCGCATTCTGGGATGATTTTCCGGACTTGCTTGCCGGAAGGGATCTGAAGGCAGGCGGAACGTGGCTCGGTGTAACGCTGGGAGGGCGTATCGGGGCCCTGACCAATTTCCGGGATCCAGCAACAAGAAAAGAAAGGGCGCCCTCAAGAGGAAATCTTCTCAAGCGCTTCCTGACGGGAAAGGAATCCGCTTCCGCTTTTCTCCAAAATCTTCAAGAGAAGGCCTCCCGGTACAACGGCTTCAATCTCCTTATCGGCGATCTCGAAAAGATTTTCTGGTACTCAAACCGAGGGCGGGGAGCTGTTCGTCTTAAACCGGGAATATACGGACTGAGCAATCATCTACTGGACACCCCCTGGCCTAAGGTGACCTGGGGAAAGGAAGCCCTGAAGCAGGCCCTTCACCGCCCAAGGAGTCCAGAACCTTCCTCGCTTCTCGAAATCCTGCACTCACGCAGGATCCCGGATGACGAGTTGCTTCCGGATACCGGCGTGGGGATTGAATGGGAAAGACTTCTCGCACCCATTTTCGTCGTCAGCCCAAAATACGGAACACGGGCCTCCTCAATCCTCCTCATCGACAGAAAACACCGGGGTATTTTTTGGGAAGAATCGTTCGGGTCGGACGGGAAACCCCTCGGAACCCATCGCTACACTTTTCAGTTAATGAAATCAAAGATCAGAAGATAGGCTGCTTTGAACCGGCTAAAAGCGTTCAAAATGAATAAATTCGCCGACCGACCTTCGCTTGGGCGCAGGAGGATCCTGATCCGGGTAACCCAGAGGAATGAGGGCAACAACCTCACACCCTTCTTTCACTCCCAGAATCTCCCCGGCCTTGTCGTGATCCAGCATGCCCACGATCACGGTTCCAAGGCCATGGTCACAAGCCGCAAGGCAAAGGGACTGCGAAGCGATGCCCATATCGAACATGAACCAGTCTCCGAATTTGGTGACGGCCTTTCCCTTGTAATATCCTGATTGTTTCAGCCGGGCGCAAAGTGCAAGGACAACCGGGGCCTTTAGAACCGCCTTTCGTGCGGGATTAGTCTTTCCCAGGGTTTCCGCCAGGGCTTCCTTCGTAACAGGATCCTTCACCACCACAACTTCCCAGCACTGGGTGTTGGCCCAAGATGGGGACCACCTGACGGATTCAAGAACATCTTCGACCAGGCCGTCCGGCAAGGCCTTTTCCTGGAATTTCCGTATACTCCTCCGCTGTTTGAGTATTTCCATCAACTCGGCCATTTATCTCCTCCTCGTGCATCCCCCCGCCCTTTATTATGTAAGGGCCGACACCATGTTAAAAGCCTCCCGGAAAGGGCTTTCGTCGTGCATATAATATGGGCTTAATCCATCGCGGATAGGACCTGGAATCCTTCCGCCTCCAGGGCCTCTCTTATAGGGGTCGTTTTGCAGGAACTAAGGCGAAAGCAATAGGTTCGTTCGTTAGTCATCTGGGGCACTACACCGACGTTAATGATATCTCCACCACTTTCGTGGATGATCTGAAGAGCCCGTTTAAAAGAACCAGCTTCCTGCCCGATCACGACATCGATTCGGGAACTGGATTTCAGGATGCCCATCATGTCTATGAAGGCCCTGAGGATGTCCGTCTGTGTAATTATCCCCACCAGTCTCCCGTTTTCAACAACCGGCATACCGCCGATCTTTTGGGTGTAAATAAGTTGAGCCGCACTTTCGACGGAATCACCCGGCTCAACGGTAATGGGATCCCTGATCATCAGATCCTTCAAGGAAAGATCCGCGACCATCGAGGGAATAAAGCCGATCTTCAAGTCGGCCAGGGTCACGAATCCTTTAAGCTTATTGTTTTTCCCAACAACAGGCAGATGCCTGATGGAATGCTCCTTCATGACTTCGATGGCCTCTTGGATCGAAGCCTTCTCTCCGATAGTAATCGGATTAGGGATCATCAATGTCCTGATCTTCATAATTCGTTTCTGGTTGGCACCTGCTTTTCCTGCGCCGGAATCTCCGTCAACCCTTGCTTGTAATTTTTTCCCGCTTTATTGGTTCCTAAATTGAGCGATTTCCGAGTTTTCAGGAGACCTGAATAAGGCGTGCATATCAGTACGCCGCAATGACGGAATCCGAAAGGATCTCATCAAAATTTTGAAACGCTCAGTTTAGGTGGTTTTTTATAGGATCTGGCTTAGAAACAACTTGGTCCTTTCATGTTCGGGGTTTGTGAAGAAATGTTCGGCCGTTCCCTCCTCTACGATTTTTCCCCCGTCCATAAAGATCACCCGATCGGAAACCTCCCTTGCAAATCCCATTTCGTGAGTTACAACCACCATGGTCATACCTTCTCTTGCCAGGGTTTTCATGACATCCAGCACTTCTCCGATCATTTCGGGGTCCAGGGCCGACGTGGCCTCATCAAATAGCATGATCTTGGGTCGCATAGCCAGGGCCCGAGCAATGGCTACACGTTGTTGTTGTCCCCCTGAAAGTTGTGAAGGATATACATTTTCCTTCTCAAGAATACCCACCTTGTGAAGCAGCTCCTTGGCTATCTCCTCTGCCTCCTCTCTGCTTCTCTTTCGAACGACGGTCTGAGCCAGGGTTACATTTTCAAGCACGGTTTTGTGGGGGAAAAGATTGAACAATTGGAAAACCATGCCGATTTCGGCACGAACCTTGTTGATATCGACCTTTTTATCGGATATGTCGACCCCGTCTATTATGATCTGGCCGCTGTCAATTTCTTCCAGCCGGTTCAAGCACCTCAGAAAAGTACTTTTACCAGAACCGCTGGGCCCGATAATAACAACCACTTCCCCTTTCTTGATATGCGTGTTGAAATCGATCAGGGCCTTTACTTCTTTCCTATCCGGAGTCTTAAAGGTCTTGTAAACGTGCTTTGCCTTAATCACTGATGGCAAGCCTCCTTTCGATATACTGGGTAGCCATTGATAACGTAAAGGTCATGACAAGGTATAGAAACGCGACGGTAAAGTAAATTTCGAATGCGGAATAGGTCCTTGCCACGGCCTGCTGTCCTTGAAACATTAGATCAGCGAGCGCGATGACGGAAACAAGGGATGAGTCCTTTATTAGTGAGATGAACTGACCGGCCAATGGGGGAATGATCTGTTTAAAGGCCTGCGGAAGAATAATATGCCGCATGGCCGTTCCATAAGGCATTCCCAAAGATCTTGCCGCCTCCATCTGTCCTTTTGGGATGGCCTGGATTCCGGCACGCACGATTTCACCCACATAAGCTCCAGCGAAGATGGCCAATGCCGCCGCCCCGGCGACAAATGCGGATAGGCGGAGCATGGATCCCACGAAAAAGTAGATGATGTAAATCTGGACGAGAAGAGGCGTATTTCGGATGAGTTCCACGTAGGCGAGGGAAAGCCCCCTGGTGACAGGTTCTTTTGAAAGTCTGGCGATTCCGACTACGGTACCGATAATGACGGCGAAAATTATGGAAACGACCGAGATTTTCAACGTCAACATGAATCCGATCATCAACACCCCCATACGAAGCCGGGGCGTCGGATCATCGGCGGACTTTGATCCGTAATAAAAAATCATCTCAGGGATTCTTTCCCAATGCCAAATATAGGTTATCCCTTTCCTGGCGAAAAAGTAATAGACGAAAAAAACAATGACCGCCAAGACGCACAATGTAATAAGAGAGCGAATAGTGAAGCGCAATTCAATTCTCCTCGATTAAAAGAGGGAGATGCCCTCGGACATCCCCCTCCGTTTCATTTTTACTGCTTCTTAGCAA from the Deltaproteobacteria bacterium genome contains:
- a CDS encoding amino acid ABC transporter permease; amino-acid sequence: MIFYYGSKSADDPTPRLRMGVLMIGFMLTLKISVVSIIFAVIIGTVVGIARLSKEPVTRGLSLAYVELIRNTPLLVQIYIIYFFVGSMLRLSAFVAGAAALAIFAGAYVGEIVRAGIQAIPKGQMEAARSLGMPYGTAMRHIILPQAFKQIIPPLAGQFISLIKDSSLVSVIALADLMFQGQQAVARTYSAFEIYFTVAFLYLVMTFTLSMATQYIERRLAISD
- a CDS encoding amino acid ABC transporter ATP-binding protein, with product MIKAKHVYKTFKTPDRKEVKALIDFNTHIKKGEVVVIIGPSGSGKSTFLRCLNRLEEIDSGQIIIDGVDISDKKVDINKVRAEIGMVFQLFNLFPHKTVLENVTLAQTVVRKRSREEAEEIAKELLHKVGILEKENVYPSQLSGGQQQRVAIARALAMRPKIMLFDEATSALDPEMIGEVLDVMKTLAREGMTMVVVTHEMGFAREVSDRVIFMDGGKIVEEGTAEHFFTNPEHERTKLFLSQIL
- a CDS encoding trypsin-like peptidase domain-containing protein, encoding MKAVTTLILILCLLPVTSQAAKLYKWVDEKGVVHFSDRKPEDPGKIRGPLEVRELKEPKSKETPSHPVLPSFSRNPIEHATHCTFTIKGPRRLGSGFFISSNGYAITCRHVIEGETGQVALLRNHSEFPISVISMSARHDLALLLVLYAKNTPFLSLRDPHTLVPGERLFTIGASAGLDSTITDGVFTGFRKMRKSGEVVIQFSAPVNRGNSGGPLIDEKGEVVGVVSMKYSKMNGVPVSGVGFAVLSSQVIEEYRSYIEGQK
- a CDS encoding NRDE family protein — its product is MCIILLALDVHPEYKLILLSNRDEFYNRPTAPLAFWDDFPDLLAGRDLKAGGTWLGVTLGGRIGALTNFRDPATRKERAPSRGNLLKRFLTGKESASAFLQNLQEKASRYNGFNLLIGDLEKIFWYSNRGRGAVRLKPGIYGLSNHLLDTPWPKVTWGKEALKQALHRPRSPEPSSLLEILHSRRIPDDELLPDTGVGIEWERLLAPIFVVSPKYGTRASSILLIDRKHRGIFWEESFGSDGKPLGTHRYTFQLMKSKIRR
- a CDS encoding nitroreductase family protein, coding for MAELMEILKQRRSIRKFQEKALPDGLVEDVLESVRWSPSWANTQCWEVVVVKDPVTKEALAETLGKTNPARKAVLKAPVVLALCARLKQSGYYKGKAVTKFGDWFMFDMGIASQSLCLAACDHGLGTVIVGMLDHDKAGEILGVKEGCEVVALIPLGYPDQDPPAPKRRSVGEFIHFERF
- a CDS encoding CBS domain-containing protein, which codes for MKIRTLMIPNPITIGEKASIQEAIEVMKEHSIRHLPVVGKNNKLKGFVTLADLKIGFIPSMVADLSLKDLMIRDPITVEPGDSVESAAQLIYTQKIGGMPVVENGRLVGIITQTDILRAFIDMMGILKSSSRIDVVIGQEAGSFKRALQIIHESGGDIINVGVVPQMTNERTYCFRLSSCKTTPIREALEAEGFQVLSAMD
- a CDS encoding fumarylacetoacetate hydrolase family protein, with the translated sequence MKIAQFYKNDRIRLGLVKENVLVPIDYNGRMEELIRSESTDVTPGGDPISLDEVHLAPPLTSPSKIIAIGLNYLDHVRESKGTVPETPLVFSKFPSSLVGHRGQITWSTGLTQKVDFEAELAVIMGRKTRRCPEEEAMNHIFGYTCANDVSARDLQFGDGQWVRGKSLDTFCPLGPWITTVEEIPDPHDLTIKSRLNGVLMQDSNTSFMIFKIPYLISFLSRAFTLLPGDVILTGTPHGVGAFRDPSLYMNDGDQIEVEIEGIGTLSNTCRTFP
- a CDS encoding PAS domain S-box protein, with translation MIESKSSGKHASFRKIARELQLSKEECRKLREALRESEEKFQAFTEESPNMIFINKAGRIVYANKTCERRMGYEKSEFIDPNFDFRCLIAPESAEIVSENFKRHMKGDEIGPYEYTLITKKGERIDAIITSRLIQYEGERALLGIVTDITERKRAEEALRESEEKYRLLVENAKEAIFVLQDERICFYNSKAAEMGRRLGVNFEKSFLEYIYPEDRKLVKERHLQRLEGRPVPPEYTFRLIGQGGEVYWVNLNAVCINWQGRPATLNFMRDITAQKELESRLLQSQKLEALGNLAGGIAHDFNNLLMAIQGNASLMALDIPDDHMHQEFLKNIEKCVKSGSELTQQLLGFARGGKYHAKPTDLNELVRRNLQMFVRTKKEVHVHSRFQEDLWNVEIDRGQITQVLLNILLNAWQAMPGGGDLFVETRNMYLSEPDSIALDISRGRYVRISIRDTGTGMDEETLKRIFEPFFTTKERGRGTGLGLASAYGIIKNHGGGIGVSSKLRQGTIFDIYLPASERKPKKEKPKREDLFKGKEGLLFVDDEDLILVIGVKILEGLGYKVYAAKSGAEAIEIYRAKGNQIDLVILDIIMPGMGGLETYEQLKMIDPGVKVLLSSGYSVADQASEILQRGADGFIQKPYRIKSLSRKIREILEQ